In the genome of Nocardioides sp. NBC_00368, the window TCCATGATCCGCAACGACTCCCACATCTCGGCCAGCCGCACCCGGAACCGCCCGTAGGAGTCGCAGGTGTCCCAGGTGATGACCTCGAAGTCGTAGTCCTGGTAGCCGGAGTAGGGCTGGGTCTTGCGCAGGTCCCACGGGTAGCCGGTGCTCCGCAGGATCGGGCCGGTCAGACCGAGCGCGAGGCAGCCCTCCAGGTCGAGGTAGCCGACCTGCTCCAGGCGGCCCTTGAAGATCGGGTTGGCGTTGCAGAGCGCGGCGTACTCGTGCAGCCGGGTCTTCATCAGCTCGATGAACTCGCTCACCCGGGCGACGGTGCCCTCCGGGACGTCCTGGGCGACGCCGCCGGGACGGATGTAGGCGTGGTTCATCCGCAGCCCGGTGATGAACTCGAACAGGTCCAGGCACAGCTCACGCTCGCGGAACCCGATCGTCATCACGGTCAGGGCGCCGAGCTCCATGCCACCGGTCGCGATCGCCACCAGGTGGGATGAGATCCGGTTGAGCTCCATCAGCATGACTCGGATGACGTCGGCCTTCTCCGGCACCTCGTCGCCGATGCCGAGCAGCTTCTCCACCCCGAGGACGTACGCCGTCTCGTTGAAGATCGGCGAGAGGTAGTCCATCCGGGTGACGAAGGTCGTGCCCTGGGTCCAGGAGCGGAACTCCATGTTCTTCTCGATGCCCGTGTGGAG includes:
- a CDS encoding NADH-quinone oxidoreductase subunit D, with protein sequence MTATEADEGRTFTVTGQDWDELTDALKDVKDERIVVNMGPQHPSTHGVLRLILELEGETVTEARAGIGYLHTGIEKNMEFRSWTQGTTFVTRMDYLSPIFNETAYVLGVEKLLGIGDEVPEKADVIRVMLMELNRISSHLVAIATGGMELGALTVMTIGFRERELCLDLFEFITGLRMNHAYIRPGGVAQDVPEGTVARVSEFIELMKTRLHEYAALCNANPIFKGRLEQVGYLDLEGCLALGLTGPILRSTGYPWDLRKTQPYSGYQDYDFEVITWDTCDSYGRFRVRLAEMWESLRIMEQALKRLEDLDGAPVMVADKKIAWPSQLSVGPDGQGNSLDHIRHIMGESMEALIHHFKLVTEGFRVPAGQAYAAIESPRGELGAHVVSDGGTKPFRVHFRDPSFTNLQATSVMSEGGMVADVIVAIASIDPVMGGVDR